In a single window of the Bradyrhizobium sp. ORS 285 genome:
- a CDS encoding MarR family winged helix-turn-helix transcriptional regulator, producing the protein MPGHLARRFQQIAVAVFLAEVEAAGFDLTPVQYAALAAIAANPAVDQITLAGLIAYDRTTITGVIDRLAQKGLVVRQASLRDRRARELSITAEGRRTLEAITPAVETAQRMMVRGLTKAEAKELVRLMQKAIAAGNELSRAPLREAAER; encoded by the coding sequence ATGCCGGGGCACTTGGCGCGCCGGTTTCAGCAGATCGCAGTGGCGGTGTTCCTGGCCGAGGTCGAGGCGGCCGGATTCGACCTGACGCCGGTTCAGTACGCCGCCCTGGCGGCGATTGCGGCGAACCCTGCCGTCGACCAGATCACGCTGGCCGGACTGATCGCCTACGACCGCACCACGATCACCGGCGTGATCGACCGGCTGGCGCAGAAGGGACTGGTCGTCCGCCAGGCCAGCCTGCGCGACCGGCGCGCGCGGGAGCTCTCGATCACCGCGGAGGGGCGGCGGACATTGGAGGCGATCACGCCGGCGGTGGAGACCGCGCAGCGGATGATGGTGCGCGGCCTGACCAAGGCCGAGGCAAAGGAGCTGGTCCGCCTGATGCAGAAGGCGATCGCCGCCGGCAACGAGCTCAGCCGGGCGCCGTTGCGAGAGGCGGCGGAGCGGTGA